Proteins from a single region of Trichocoleus desertorum ATA4-8-CV12:
- a CDS encoding photosystem II S4 domain protein gives MLPREDLLKGIENRDAIARVIDQADQAIKTWEVVCSDFLAPPELADMQQAFGRLTEVQVLAWGGYPQAERQRVAIARSELPLEASQVEIAALDIAGNFLFDPATHRDFLGALLGTGIVREKVGDIIVLGERGAQAIVVPDLVEFLELQLNQVRSVPVKTRRIELSELKIREPKKKELTTVEASLRLDAIASAGFGMSRSKMVDLIDGGDVRVNWKEIVSASHQLKPGDLVAIRGKGRLEVGEVAVTKKDRYRVQLTRFV, from the coding sequence ATGCTGCCACGCGAAGATCTATTAAAAGGCATTGAAAATCGAGACGCGATCGCCCGTGTCATTGACCAAGCAGACCAAGCGATCAAAACTTGGGAAGTAGTCTGTAGCGATTTTCTTGCGCCTCCTGAACTCGCTGACATGCAGCAAGCTTTTGGTCGGCTGACCGAAGTACAGGTGTTAGCGTGGGGCGGCTACCCACAAGCCGAACGACAACGAGTGGCGATCGCGCGGTCTGAACTACCGCTCGAAGCGAGTCAGGTAGAAATAGCAGCCCTTGATATTGCAGGCAACTTTTTGTTTGACCCTGCCACCCACCGTGACTTCCTCGGAGCGCTTTTAGGGACAGGCATTGTCCGAGAAAAAGTGGGCGACATTATTGTTTTGGGTGAGCGCGGAGCGCAGGCGATTGTAGTGCCTGACCTGGTAGAGTTTCTAGAACTCCAACTTAATCAAGTGCGATCGGTGCCCGTAAAAACTCGGCGAATTGAACTGAGCGAACTCAAAATCCGAGAACCCAAGAAAAAAGAACTGACGACCGTAGAAGCTTCACTGCGTCTAGATGCGATCGCCTCGGCGGGTTTTGGTATGTCTCGCAGCAAAATGGTGGACTTGATTGATGGGGGAGATGTCCGGGTGAACTGGAAGGAGATCGTTTCTGCTAGCCATCAACTCAAACCAGGAGATTTAGTGGCAATCCGAGGCAAAGGTCGCTTAGAAGTGGGTGAAGTCGCTGTGACAAAAAAAGATCGCTATCGCGTTCAACTGACTCGATTCGTGTAA
- a CDS encoding PspA/IM30 family protein, with product MAQKHFKQLIYWFVGERAGRVLTATWSWLWGLPVESGGKIAVEVAQESLQTMQKSVAQLTQSVATLMAAYQQAKSMYESRQKEFQQAEQQAILAQQQGNAEAARMAMTKAILLDRSLPSLAEKFARAETVVRGAKDKLDRERQKLETYKLEMQNLKDLAELNEALAVIDQANTELEIGSARSQFATAQTSVERRHLQMTAQAELSDNPAEKLTADLAQMTLDDEIAQRLQRLTASSSRSATSLDA from the coding sequence ATGGCTCAAAAACATTTCAAACAATTGATCTATTGGTTCGTGGGAGAGCGGGCTGGACGCGTACTAACAGCTACCTGGTCTTGGCTGTGGGGCTTACCTGTGGAGTCAGGCGGCAAGATTGCGGTGGAAGTGGCTCAGGAATCTTTGCAAACCATGCAAAAGTCAGTCGCTCAACTCACCCAATCAGTTGCAACTCTAATGGCTGCTTACCAGCAGGCTAAGAGTATGTACGAAAGTAGACAGAAAGAATTTCAACAAGCTGAACAACAAGCAATTTTGGCACAGCAACAAGGCAATGCGGAAGCCGCCCGGATGGCGATGACGAAGGCCATTTTGCTCGATCGATCGCTACCTTCCTTAGCGGAAAAATTTGCTAGAGCGGAGACAGTGGTACGGGGTGCTAAGGACAAACTCGACCGAGAACGCCAGAAGCTGGAAACTTACAAGCTGGAAATGCAAAATCTCAAAGATTTGGCGGAGTTGAATGAAGCGCTGGCTGTGATCGATCAGGCTAATACTGAACTTGAAATTGGCTCCGCGCGATCGCAATTTGCTACGGCTCAAACCTCTGTAGAGCGCCGACATCTCCAGATGACTGCACAGGCAGAACTCTCAGATAACCCAGCGGAGAAACTAACCGCAGATTTAGCTCAAATGACCCTCGACGATGAAATTGCCCAACGACTGCAACGACTAACCGCTTCATCCTCTCGTTCAGCCACTTCATTAGATGCCTAA
- a CDS encoding DUF1206 domain-containing protein produces MRGRKSVERASDQAGRTARQVASQPWVEPLARFGYTAKGIVYGLVGLLAAQAAFGSGGKTTDSQGALQTILEQPFGQVLLGLIAIGLLGYVLWSLVQAVMDTENKGTDAKGIAQRLGYVGTAIVYSGLALTAAKLALGSGGSGGGNASQDWTARLLAQPFGQWLVGTIGALTIGFGFYHFYEAYTAKFRRKLKLNEMSTPEKTWATRMGRFGLAARGVVFSVIGFFLIQAARSSNASEVRGLGGALAALASQPYGPWLLGLVALGLVAYGIYNFVQARYRQMVIH; encoded by the coding sequence ATGAGAGGGCGCAAGTCAGTAGAACGAGCCAGCGATCAAGCAGGACGAACCGCGAGGCAGGTTGCGTCTCAACCGTGGGTGGAGCCTCTAGCCCGATTCGGGTATACCGCTAAAGGGATTGTCTATGGCTTAGTGGGTCTCCTAGCCGCTCAAGCTGCTTTTGGTTCAGGTGGCAAAACCACAGATTCGCAAGGAGCGCTGCAAACGATACTAGAACAGCCTTTCGGGCAGGTTTTGCTAGGTTTGATAGCGATCGGTTTGTTGGGTTATGTGCTTTGGAGCTTAGTCCAAGCGGTAATGGATACTGAAAATAAGGGCACAGATGCTAAAGGAATTGCCCAGCGTCTCGGTTATGTCGGGACGGCGATCGTCTACTCAGGGCTGGCGCTGACGGCGGCTAAGTTGGCACTGGGTTCTGGGGGCAGTGGAGGAGGGAATGCTTCTCAAGATTGGACGGCTCGCCTCTTGGCTCAACCCTTTGGTCAATGGCTGGTAGGCACAATTGGAGCCTTGACTATTGGCTTTGGTTTCTATCACTTCTATGAAGCCTATACTGCCAAGTTCCGTCGTAAATTAAAGCTCAACGAAATGAGTACGCCTGAGAAAACCTGGGCGACTCGGATGGGTAGGTTTGGTCTAGCGGCCAGAGGCGTTGTATTTAGCGTCATTGGCTTTTTCCTAATTCAGGCGGCTCGGTCTTCTAATGCCAGTGAGGTGCGCGGGCTGGGAGGTGCTCTGGCGGCTTTAGCGAGTCAACCTTATGGCCCTTGGCTGTTGGGTTTAGTGGCACTGGGGTTGGTAGCCTATGGTATTTACAATTTTGTCCAAGCTCGCTATCGCCAGATGGTCATCCATTAG
- a CDS encoding ABC transporter substrate-binding protein has translation MTSTQKRTSISVRSKASVPPIVLLLLGVGLVTGISWLKGNIFPQSSKSLDTGSLQDRISLGDNLLVEADATPEKRAGIAAFAKGDFEGAIAQFEASLQKRQNDPETLIYWNNARSGKSALRIAVSVPIGSNLNVAQEMLRGVAQAQDEVNQNGGINGVPLQVEIVNDENDPEIVKQVATELVKDQRILAVVGHNASNASLVAAPIYQQGQLVMVTPTSFANNLSGFGSYIFRATPTIRLMAEPLAEHVVATARKTNIAMCYDSQAPDNVSFKDEFVAALVAKGGKLVPTVCDFSNPTFNPATAIAQAVSSGADGLLISPHIDRLDRAIDLARANQGRLALFGSPTLYTIKTPQSGQADVNGLVLPVPWHPTAFSNHPFATSAKQRWGGAVNWRTAMAYDASRAIVKGLSQDNTRSGLQNVLRSPSFSASGAGDPVKFLPSGDRLGQAVLVQVQPSASSYDFVPIRP, from the coding sequence ATGACTTCAACTCAAAAAAGAACTTCTATTTCTGTGCGTTCCAAAGCCAGCGTTCCGCCTATTGTGCTGTTGTTACTGGGTGTAGGGCTAGTGACAGGTATCTCTTGGCTCAAGGGTAATATCTTTCCTCAATCATCCAAGTCGCTGGATACTGGTTCCCTGCAAGATCGCATCAGTCTAGGTGATAACCTCTTGGTTGAGGCGGATGCTACACCAGAGAAACGTGCAGGCATTGCTGCTTTTGCGAAGGGAGATTTTGAAGGTGCGATCGCTCAATTTGAGGCTTCTTTGCAAAAGCGCCAAAATGACCCGGAGACGCTGATCTATTGGAATAATGCTCGCTCTGGGAAGTCAGCGTTGCGAATTGCAGTCAGTGTGCCGATTGGTAGCAACCTGAATGTGGCTCAGGAGATGTTGCGGGGGGTGGCTCAAGCCCAAGATGAGGTAAATCAAAACGGCGGTATCAACGGTGTGCCGTTACAGGTGGAGATTGTCAATGATGAGAATGATCCAGAGATTGTGAAACAGGTAGCGACAGAGTTGGTGAAAGACCAGCGTATCCTGGCTGTAGTAGGGCATAACGCCAGCAATGCTTCTTTGGTTGCGGCTCCCATTTATCAACAGGGACAGTTGGTGATGGTGACTCCGACTAGCTTTGCTAATAATCTCTCTGGGTTCGGCAGTTATATTTTTCGTGCCACTCCCACGATTCGGTTAATGGCGGAACCTCTAGCTGAGCATGTAGTTGCCACTGCTCGCAAAACCAATATCGCCATGTGCTATGACTCTCAGGCTCCAGACAATGTCTCGTTTAAGGATGAGTTTGTGGCAGCGCTGGTGGCTAAGGGGGGTAAGCTAGTGCCGACGGTTTGTGATTTTTCTAACCCTACTTTTAACCCCGCAACTGCGATCGCCCAAGCGGTGAGTAGTGGAGCAGATGGGCTGTTAATTTCTCCTCACATTGATCGACTCGATCGCGCCATTGATCTCGCTAGAGCCAATCAAGGGAGGTTAGCTTTGTTTGGTAGCCCCACTTTGTACACCATCAAAACGCCGCAGTCTGGGCAAGCAGATGTGAATGGCTTAGTTCTACCTGTACCTTGGCATCCTACCGCTTTTAGCAATCACCCCTTTGCGACTAGTGCCAAGCAGCGTTGGGGAGGAGCAGTCAATTGGCGGACGGCAATGGCTTATGATGCCAGTCGTGCCATTGTCAAAGGCTTAAGCCAAGATAACACTCGGAGTGGCTTACAGAATGTTTTGCGGAGTCCAAGCTTTTCGGCCTCTGGAGCAGGCGATCCGGTGAAGTTTCTGCCATCAGGCGATCGCTTAGGTCAAGCGGTTCTGGTGCAAGTCCAACCCAGTGCCTCCAGCTATGATTTTGTCCCCATTCGCCCGTAA
- a CDS encoding sigma-70 family RNA polymerase sigma factor: MDEIDQQLRQLVMAACRQPRGSLERQRALNQLIWQIQRSGKLLRGVGVPDYEDALQQTWLYCCRNLCEALTGNAYDPELASVITWLNAYLKRRLSDRQREVFQQQAERAFGQVAETGELLNPIDNLPAPANPPPILEEIREWVEREGKQLRRIHVRDRPDINCQVLILRRLPPETSWETLSQEFGVAIATLSNFYQRECFPRLLKFGQTQGYLDS; this comes from the coding sequence ATGGATGAAATCGATCAACAATTGCGCCAACTGGTGATGGCTGCTTGTCGTCAGCCGCGAGGGAGCCTGGAGCGCCAACGGGCCTTGAATCAACTAATTTGGCAGATTCAGCGCTCTGGCAAATTACTTCGAGGCGTGGGTGTTCCCGATTATGAGGATGCGCTCCAACAAACTTGGCTCTACTGTTGCCGCAATCTCTGTGAAGCCCTGACTGGCAATGCCTACGATCCAGAGCTAGCCAGTGTGATTACTTGGTTAAATGCCTATCTCAAGCGACGGTTGAGCGATCGCCAACGGGAAGTGTTTCAACAACAGGCAGAACGCGCCTTTGGTCAGGTTGCGGAAACAGGAGAACTGCTCAATCCGATCGACAACCTACCTGCCCCTGCCAATCCACCCCCGATCCTGGAAGAGATTCGGGAATGGGTGGAGCGCGAAGGCAAACAACTGCGGCGGATTCATGTGCGCGATCGCCCCGATATCAATTGCCAAGTGCTGATTCTGCGTCGCTTACCGCCGGAAACCTCTTGGGAAACCCTATCTCAGGAGTTTGGTGTGGCGATCGCCACTTTGAGCAATTTTTACCAACGAGAATGTTTTCCGCGCCTCCTCAAGTTTGGACA
- a CDS encoding tetratricopeptide repeat protein has product MDNQSTERLLTDLKHADPEVRNHATQELWRRWFEQKGVLGLERIRQAQMLLERGEKLQAEAVLTQLIQDLPDFAEAWNRRAVLYYIQAKYRKSLADCQQAVQLNPIHFGALHGIGLCHVALGEYREAILAFRRALEIQPYSVENQRLILECSAKLS; this is encoded by the coding sequence ATGGATAATCAATCAACTGAGCGGCTACTTACAGACCTCAAACACGCAGACCCAGAGGTGCGTAATCATGCTACCCAAGAATTGTGGCGACGCTGGTTTGAACAGAAAGGCGTTTTGGGCCTGGAACGCATTCGACAGGCACAGATGTTGTTAGAACGCGGAGAAAAACTCCAGGCAGAAGCGGTGCTCACCCAGCTAATTCAAGATCTACCTGACTTTGCCGAAGCATGGAATCGACGAGCAGTGCTGTATTATATCCAGGCTAAGTATCGTAAGTCTCTAGCTGACTGCCAGCAAGCGGTGCAGCTCAACCCAATTCACTTTGGCGCACTACATGGAATTGGGCTGTGCCATGTGGCGCTGGGCGAATACCGAGAGGCCATTCTCGCCTTTCGTCGCGCTTTAGAAATTCAGCCCTATTCTGTAGAAAACCAACGGTTAATTTTGGAATGTAGCGCTAAATTGAGCTGA